One window of the Trifolium pratense cultivar HEN17-A07 linkage group LG2, ARS_RC_1.1, whole genome shotgun sequence genome contains the following:
- the LOC123906439 gene encoding uncharacterized protein LOC123906439, which translates to MAEEFSIGMAMVSHSTSSKKRTAKNDKLCLEDYIHLLHSRHTIDLTMNQLNQVIRIHGFKKIHHVPKKVLTDAVDALDLVDLPRSTLSENVSAFAVLTVEEAVADLGDLNWSECCVTSVQKFGCCDDQRSFPVSLDKSVAVVNHSQSQSGGLIPETFKRRLEATKMVPRRKRGSIQALYSSTSIVDSASLASC; encoded by the exons ATGGCAGAAGAATTCTCTATAGGAATGGCAATGGTGTCACACTCAACCTCCTCCAAGAAGCGAACCGCGAAGAACGACAAGCTCTGCCTCGAAGATTACATTCACCTCCTCCACTCTCGCCACACCATCGATCTCACCATGAATCAACTCAATCAG GTCATCCGTATTCACGGCTTCAAGAAAATCCACCATGTTCCTAAG AAAGTGTTGACTGATGCTGTGGACGCGCTAGATCTGGTGGATCTACCACGATCTACTCTCTCCGAGAACGTTTCGGCGTTCGCCGTACTGACAGTGGAGGAAGCGGTTGCAGATCTCGGCGATCTCAATTGGTCAGAGTGTTGTGTCACCTCTGTCCAGAAATTCGGCTGCTGTGATGATCAGAGATCGTTTCCTGTTTCCTTGGATAAGAGTGTCGCAGTAGTGAACCACTCGCAGTCGCAAAGCGGTGGTCTCATCCCTGAAACTTTTAAGCGTAGGTTAGAAGCTACGAAAATGGTGCCAAGGCGAAAGAGGGGCAGTATTCAAGCTCTTTATAGTTCCACATCAATTGTTGATTCTGCTTCACTCGCTTCTTGCTGA